A single Marinitoga aeolica DNA region contains:
- a CDS encoding DUF2225 domain-containing protein, with amino-acid sequence MGDFWEDSTTCPLCGRAFNYTKIKYDSIRIEKYEDDLKPIFKGPNPQNFSILTCPKCGFTFFSEDTDLLKKVSKETKKELKNYLKRARDKLGRIDNTKNKDTEFLKKQYALAGIIYRILNKPGNVAKSLIRLAWIFRDENKTMEELKLLISAVKILEENFKNLNSDEELIIYYFFKGYTNLRIGKRKEAKEFFNKLVGRYRNSKNPYVKKAEFLKGDL; translated from the coding sequence ATAAAATATGACAGTATTAGAATTGAAAAATATGAAGATGATCTAAAACCTATTTTCAAAGGACCTAATCCACAAAATTTTTCTATTTTAACCTGTCCAAAGTGCGGTTTTACATTCTTTTCTGAAGATACTGACTTATTAAAAAAAGTTTCTAAAGAAACAAAAAAAGAATTAAAAAATTATTTAAAAAGAGCTCGTGACAAACTAGGAAGAATTGATAATACAAAAAATAAAGATACGGAATTTTTAAAAAAACAATATGCTCTTGCTGGAATAATATATAGAATTCTCAACAAACCCGGAAATGTTGCTAAAAGTTTAATTAGACTTGCCTGGATTTTTAGGGATGAAAATAAAACGATGGAAGAACTGAAATTATTGATTTCTGCTGTAAAAATATTAGAAGAAAATTTTAAAAATTTAAATTCAGATGAAGAATTAATTATTTATTATTTTTTTAAGGGATATACAAATTTACGTATAGGAAAAAGAAAAGAAGCAAAAGAATTTTTTAATAAACTTGTAGGAAGATATAGAAATAGTAAAAATCCTTATGTAAAAAAAGCTGAATTTTTGAAAGGTGATCTATGA